CCATGGAGGTTCCTCGTCAGCCGGCCGGCGTGGCGCGGTGGCCCCCGCGGCCTTCCGCGGCGCGCAGCGCGTCGGCCATGTCGTTGACGCCGGCCTTGCCGATCCACGGCGCCTTCTTGGGCAGCACCGTCTGCTGCAGCCAGGTCTCGATGTCCTCGGGCAGCTGCGGCTTGCTGAACAGGAAGCCCTGCATCACGCCGCAGCCGAGGCGATGCAGCACCTCCATCTGGCGCAGGTTCTCCACGCCCTCGGCGATGACGCGCAGGCCCAGCGAGCGGGCCAGCGCGATGATGGCGGTGACCACCGCGGAGCTCTGCGGGGTGAGCCCGAGGTCGCGCACGAAGCTGCGGTCGATCTTGAGCTCGGAGATCGGCAGCGTGGTCAGGTACGCGAGCGACGAATAGCCGGTGCCGAAGTCGTCGATCGAGATCTCGACGCCGATCTCGTTGAGGCGGTGCAGCGACGGGATGACGTTCTGCAGATCCTTCATCAGGCCCGTCTCGGTGATCTCGAGCTCGATGGCGTGGTGCGGCACGCCGTACATCGTGACCGCCTGGTGGATGTGCTCGACCAGGTCGGTGCGCTCGAACAGGCGGTTCGGCAGGTTGACGGCAATCGAGTCGGAGAAGCCGAAGCTGTCCTGCCACACGCGCGCCTGGCGGGCGGTCTCGCGGATCGCCCATTCGGACAGCGGGATGATGAGCCCGGTCTCCTCGGCCAGCGGGATGAAGTCGCCCGGTGGCACCAGCACGCCGGCGCGCTGCCAGCGCATGAGTGCCTCGGCGCCGACCATCTTGGCGGCGCGCACGTCGATCTTGGGCTGGTAGTGCAGCACCAGCTCGTTGCGCTCGATCGCCTTGTGCAGCGCGCTCTCGAGCTCCAGCTTCTCGCGGCCCTTGCCGGCGAGCTGCGGCCGGTACAGCGACGCCGCATTGCGGCCCTGCGCCTTCACCGAGTACATGGCGACGTCGGAGTTGCGCATCAGGTCGGCCACCGACAGGCCGTCGCGCGGGAACATCGCGATGCCGACGCTGGCCGTGACGAAGCATTCCTGGCCGCCGACGAAGATCGGCTCGCGCATCAGGTCGAGGATGCGCACCGCCACACGCTCGGCGTCGCGCTCGTCCACCACCTCGGGCAGCAGCGCGACGAACTCGTCGCCGCCCAGGCGGCCCACCGCCTCCAGCGTGCGGTGCGAGCGCGAGCCCATGGCCTCGAGCGAGCTCTCCATCACCTGGTCGCAGTGGCGCACGCATGAACGCAGGCGGCGCGCCACTTCCATCAGCAGCTCGTCGCCGGCGCCATGGCCCAGCGTGTCGTTGATGACCTTGAAGCGGTCGAGATCGATGAGCAGCAGGCTCACCTGGTGGTTGAGCCGGCGCGCGTACTCGAGCGCGCGCTCGGTGCGCCAGATGAGCTGGCGCCGATTGGGCAGGCCGGTCAGCGCATCGAAGTTGGCCAGGTGGCGGATCTTGTCCTCTGCCATGCGCCGGTCGGTCACGTCCTGCACGATGCCGGTGTAGCCCTGCAGGTTGCCGTGTTCGTTGAACTCGGGCTCGGCCTCGGTGTGGATGATGCGCTGGCGGCCATCGGCCAGCGTCACCGGGATGTCGGTGGCAAGCACCGAGCTGTGGCTCAGCACGTCGTGCAGCACGGTAAGAAAGCCCGCGCGGTCTTCCGGGGGCAGCATGCGCAGCAGCTGGCGGAACTCCAGGCGCACGCCGGGCCCGAGGCCGAAGACGCGCAAACCCTCGACCGAGAACACCGGGCTGCCGTGCTCGCGCTTCCAGTCGAAGCTGCCCATGCGGGCCAGGTCCTGCGCGCGGGCCAGCTTGGACTTGCTGCGCTCCAGCTCCTGGCGCGTGCGCGACGAGCGCAGCAGGTAGCGCAGGCGACCGGCCAGCAGGCTCCACTGGGTGGACTTGACGAAGAAGTCGGTCGCGCCGGCCTCGTAGGCGCGGTTGATGGACGCATCGTCGTCGAGGCCGGTCAGCATGAGAACCGGCAGCGACTCGAAGCCCGGCAAGG
The Piscinibacter sp. XHJ-5 DNA segment above includes these coding regions:
- a CDS encoding EAL domain-containing protein; this translates as MNASVALSDDESLGQPRVLLVDDDEVNLLLTSIALRERGFSITEATSGERAIQVLADWLPDVVVLDAMMPGMDGFQTCRELRALPGFESLPVLMLTGLDDDASINRAYEAGATDFFVKSTQWSLLAGRLRYLLRSSRTRQELERSKSKLARAQDLARMGSFDWKREHGSPVFSVEGLRVFGLGPGVRLEFRQLLRMLPPEDRAGFLTVLHDVLSHSSVLATDIPVTLADGRQRIIHTEAEPEFNEHGNLQGYTGIVQDVTDRRMAEDKIRHLANFDALTGLPNRRQLIWRTERALEYARRLNHQVSLLLIDLDRFKVINDTLGHGAGDELLMEVARRLRSCVRHCDQVMESSLEAMGSRSHRTLEAVGRLGGDEFVALLPEVVDERDAERVAVRILDLMREPIFVGGQECFVTASVGIAMFPRDGLSVADLMRNSDVAMYSVKAQGRNAASLYRPQLAGKGREKLELESALHKAIERNELVLHYQPKIDVRAAKMVGAEALMRWQRAGVLVPPGDFIPLAEETGLIIPLSEWAIRETARQARVWQDSFGFSDSIAVNLPNRLFERTDLVEHIHQAVTMYGVPHHAIELEITETGLMKDLQNVIPSLHRLNEIGVEISIDDFGTGYSSLAYLTTLPISELKIDRSFVRDLGLTPQSSAVVTAIIALARSLGLRVIAEGVENLRQMEVLHRLGCGVMQGFLFSKPQLPEDIETWLQQTVLPKKAPWIGKAGVNDMADALRAAEGRGGHRATPAG